One window from the genome of Leptospira levettii encodes:
- a CDS encoding TetR/AcrR family transcriptional regulator, with protein MVAKKRKAKAKTITRVGRPNKMNSVNVRETLIQAGVELLETTSLEEISLRKVAAKAGVSHVASYHHFENKHALFSAIAEIGFQKYFESYQKELEKTEQDFKGRYRALGWTYFQFIMNNRQFARIMFGGMGVESNLNPTLSSVSRRTYRQLHEIIRMGQNLGHLEKGQTREKTLASWAMIHGIAMLFLEGRLQMKNDINEMEKFIQTVTEYAYNGMKT; from the coding sequence ATGGTAGCAAAAAAAAGAAAAGCGAAAGCTAAAACCATCACACGAGTTGGGCGCCCGAACAAAATGAACAGCGTTAATGTTCGTGAGACTCTGATCCAAGCGGGTGTCGAATTATTAGAAACTACTTCTTTGGAGGAAATTTCCTTACGAAAGGTTGCCGCAAAAGCAGGTGTCAGCCATGTAGCAAGTTACCATCATTTCGAAAACAAACATGCGTTATTTTCTGCAATCGCAGAGATTGGTTTTCAAAAATACTTTGAATCCTATCAAAAAGAATTAGAAAAAACAGAACAAGACTTCAAAGGTCGTTACCGCGCACTTGGGTGGACTTATTTTCAGTTTATCATGAATAATCGCCAATTCGCAAGGATTATGTTTGGTGGAATGGGAGTTGAATCAAACCTCAACCCAACTTTGTCTTCAGTCTCAAGAAGAACCTATCGCCAGTTACACGAAATTATTAGAATGGGACAAAACTTAGGTCATTTAGAAAAAGGCCAAACCAGAGAAAAAACATTAGCTTCTTGGGCAATGATTCACGGTATAGCTATGTTGTTTTTGGAAGGTCGATTACAAATGAAAAATGATATAAACGAGATGGAAAAGTTTATCCAAACTGTTACCGAATACGCATATAATGGCATGAAAACCTAG
- a CDS encoding neutral/alkaline ceramidase — MKSQISPLVRVSVSIVSFLFVLACSDKKPSQSAILGLVGTNQMEQSNGMNSDLNSGSGLSRSVAPSLGSSPYLVGVGISDITGPAAEVGMMGFAETAQKTEGIYMRLWSRAYIIGDASKRVVFVSADLGMIFQSIKQAVSKKISTDSELAPYYSEANVLLSATHTHSGPGGYSHYFLYNATTAGFIKENFDVIVNGIYQSIKLAHQNLVPGNVYINQGELTDASKNRSVEAYDKNPASERNFYSSNVDQTMTLLKLVASDGRELGMVNWFAVHPTNVGPSNKLIGGDNKGLASYLFEKTKGTNYSANQTFVAAFAQSNAGDVTPNLWGPADGVNDYVRQNIIADKQYQKAISLYQSANTQLTGSVDFRHTYVNFSNLFVSSVGTTTCPAGMGASFSAGSVEDNAVSVDFFDEGTTVDSLDWNTNTADAFKASFLGGALGVIWPTSVSESYKLCHAEKPVLIPTGVASFDGNPWTPPVIPIQIVKIGNLSILAIPAEVSTMAGRRIRSLVKNIMQNDYTVISALANSYTSYLTTREEYSSQQYEGASTQFGPHTLKAYEQEFGKLASALRNGESVPSGPTPADLTKNQATFQTGVVFDDVPLFKSFGSVVTQPSPSYASGSKVTAVFWGAHPKNNMLIGSSFVDIERQNGSTWTVVARDNDPSTTYRWQRDGVAYSKITTSWDSTSYPKGTYRIRHRGHWKSGWTGAISAYQGVTNNFTIQ, encoded by the coding sequence ATGAAATCCCAAATAAGTCCCTTGGTTCGCGTGAGTGTATCCATCGTGTCCTTTCTTTTTGTTCTGGCTTGTTCAGACAAAAAGCCGTCCCAGTCCGCCATACTTGGTTTAGTTGGAACAAACCAAATGGAACAATCGAATGGTATGAATTCAGATCTCAATTCTGGTTCTGGCCTTAGTCGTTCCGTAGCTCCAAGTCTTGGTTCTTCTCCCTATTTAGTGGGTGTTGGAATTTCTGACATTACTGGTCCTGCAGCAGAAGTTGGCATGATGGGATTTGCAGAAACTGCACAAAAGACGGAAGGGATTTATATGCGCCTTTGGTCAAGAGCATACATCATTGGTGATGCTTCCAAACGTGTTGTGTTTGTTAGTGCTGATTTAGGAATGATTTTCCAATCCATCAAACAAGCAGTAAGCAAAAAAATTTCTACAGATAGTGAACTTGCACCATATTATTCAGAAGCCAATGTTTTGTTATCTGCAACTCACACACATAGTGGTCCAGGTGGTTATTCTCATTATTTTTTATACAATGCGACAACTGCAGGTTTCATAAAAGAAAACTTTGATGTGATCGTAAATGGAATTTACCAATCAATCAAATTGGCACATCAGAATTTAGTTCCAGGAAATGTTTACATTAACCAAGGAGAACTCACTGATGCGAGTAAAAACCGATCTGTTGAAGCATATGATAAAAATCCTGCTAGTGAACGTAATTTTTATTCATCCAATGTCGACCAAACAATGACACTATTAAAATTAGTAGCTTCTGATGGAAGAGAACTTGGGATGGTAAACTGGTTTGCTGTTCATCCAACAAATGTTGGACCTTCAAACAAACTCATCGGTGGAGACAATAAAGGATTGGCTTCTTATTTGTTTGAGAAAACAAAGGGAACTAACTATTCTGCAAACCAAACCTTTGTTGCTGCTTTTGCTCAGTCAAACGCAGGTGATGTAACTCCAAATTTATGGGGACCTGCTGATGGTGTGAATGATTATGTTAGGCAGAACATCATTGCAGATAAACAATACCAAAAGGCAATCAGTTTATACCAATCTGCAAATACCCAATTGACTGGATCTGTCGATTTCAGACATACATATGTTAACTTTTCAAATTTATTTGTGAGTAGCGTAGGAACCACAACTTGTCCCGCAGGTATGGGTGCTTCTTTTTCTGCTGGTAGTGTTGAAGACAATGCAGTCTCTGTTGATTTTTTTGATGAAGGAACAACTGTCGATTCCTTAGATTGGAATACAAATACTGCCGATGCATTCAAAGCGAGTTTTCTTGGCGGGGCACTCGGAGTAATTTGGCCAACTTCAGTGAGTGAATCATATAAGTTGTGTCATGCGGAAAAACCAGTCCTCATTCCAACGGGAGTGGCAAGTTTTGATGGAAATCCTTGGACACCTCCTGTCATTCCGATTCAAATTGTCAAAATCGGAAATTTATCTATTTTAGCGATTCCTGCTGAAGTCTCAACAATGGCTGGGAGAAGGATCCGTTCTCTCGTAAAGAATATAATGCAAAACGATTATACGGTCATTTCAGCACTAGCCAATTCATACACTTCCTACCTCACGACAAGAGAAGAATATTCTTCCCAACAGTATGAAGGTGCATCTACACAATTTGGACCACACACACTAAAAGCGTATGAACAAGAATTTGGAAAATTGGCATCCGCTTTACGAAATGGTGAATCTGTTCCTAGTGGCCCAACCCCAGCTGATTTGACAAAAAACCAAGCCACATTCCAAACGGGAGTTGTATTTGATGATGTCCCTTTATTTAAAAGTTTTGGAAGTGTTGTCACACAACCCTCTCCTAGTTATGCAAGTGGATCTAAAGTAACAGCTGTTTTCTGGGGTGCTCACCCAAAAAACAATATGTTAATTGGAAGTAGCTTTGTTGACATTGAACGACAAAACGGTTCGACATGGACAGTAGTTGCCCGAGACAACGACCCATCTACTACTTATCGCTGGCAACGTGATGGAGTCGCATATTCGAAAATTACAACATCCTGGGATTCTACTTCGTATCCAAAAGGAACTTACCGAATTCGCCATCGTGGACACTGGAAATCGGGTTGGACTGGTGCCATTAGCGCCTACCAAGGAGTGACAAACAATTTTACAATCCAATAG
- a CDS encoding TetR/AcrR family transcriptional regulator, translating into MDKLVDASLSPDLASRPFKFTSKQGRNRRAQLLSIAFELLKEKKPEEISFADICKKAKIPRPSAYHFFPNVEAIFHGIRLLHSEGMVEKLTALKKETFKTWKEYIERSIDVAIEVTNSEIAFPRLIYGYRMSNPDMRLVGQELDIKLANLTKQGLIDRFQLPNLDTLDQIFGVAISIPDSLLKLSYRTYGDFTPWMVGEAKKATISYLLNYFPEVCEPRK; encoded by the coding sequence ATGGATAAATTGGTAGACGCATCCCTCTCTCCTGACCTTGCATCAAGGCCGTTTAAATTCACAAGTAAACAGGGAAGGAACCGTCGTGCCCAATTGTTATCAATTGCCTTTGAACTCTTAAAAGAAAAAAAACCAGAAGAGATTAGTTTTGCGGATATCTGCAAAAAAGCCAAAATTCCGAGACCTTCCGCTTACCATTTTTTCCCCAATGTTGAAGCAATTTTCCATGGAATCCGTTTGTTACATTCGGAAGGTATGGTTGAAAAACTCACCGCCTTAAAAAAGGAAACCTTCAAAACATGGAAAGAATACATTGAAAGATCCATCGATGTGGCTATTGAAGTCACAAATTCTGAGATTGCCTTTCCTAGGTTAATCTATGGGTATCGAATGAGTAATCCGGATATGAGGTTAGTTGGTCAAGAGTTAGATATAAAACTAGCTAATCTCACCAAACAAGGCTTAATTGATAGATTCCAATTACCAAATTTAGATACACTCGACCAAATATTTGGTGTTGCTATCTCAATTCCTGATTCTTTGTTAAAACTCTCTTATCGTACCTATGGAGACTTTACGCCTTGGATGGTTGGAGAAGCAAAAAAAGCCACAATATCCTACTTATTAAACTATTTTCCTGAAGTTTGTGAACCAAGAAAATAA
- a CDS encoding cellulase family glycosylhydrolase codes for MDQRIKRNFKWRQIVCCLLATLYLFCAPSNEGHKLLLPFVETSQTETNFGAQTLGGDKSITESTNLIHDLSYLSSTETRELFVSNKSFGNFTDAIWIDGLGRETTFRGFNVSGNVKLVEHGFKPFQNTNDIEIAMNGLTKTTGSNIIRYTIAWEGVHPEVDKIDHSYLDEVISQIKKVTSKNIYVLLDYHQDLFSRHLFNQNSWHTGNGAPLWITKNGNYPKEYCGIVCASWSQNNLTNEAIRRAFRNFWNNAPINTPSGVRYMQTEYLWQIEKTVSYIKNQLSPEEFSYVIGLDPFNEPVDGGMEGLTPKRWDNEKLWPMYQKIRTILNQNGWANKWVFAEPLVFWNTNIGSAIAPATGGGHLNTPPGQGFVFNSHFYDAGRMGTDLTGIDNATYFKYLDEIRTEARFLKIPMFLSEFGMWLKGTGAKDTPRMINAVYQAMEISDKEQSTKTRFADFYNPVVSGTQWHWDYYYDHHAEYKNGNPNKLITTKDAWNDEDFSVVGNYGTSLNVDPFVITRAYVRKSQGRLLTSHYNAIGYDTWNKMFSWAAIKPGNNEAKQFGDKRFLIVIWRGRNSDAPSEFYLPPHFDPSKVIVMTEKKLYTSPIPNVPTNQPNEVVITADPKREIGSGNVLYLWDDLDLDENQSSSYHYALVVNKENTTYPTATLQELQSKLNQRILVEGKSPIYLIGKMTYGGYPNE; via the coding sequence ATGGACCAACGAATCAAACGAAACTTTAAATGGAGGCAAATTGTTTGTTGTCTACTGGCAACCTTATATTTGTTTTGTGCTCCATCGAACGAAGGACATAAACTCCTGCTTCCATTTGTAGAGACATCCCAAACGGAAACAAACTTTGGTGCTCAGACATTGGGTGGTGATAAGTCCATTACAGAATCTACAAATTTGATTCATGATCTGAGTTACCTCAGTTCTACAGAAACACGAGAGTTATTTGTTTCCAATAAATCATTTGGAAATTTCACGGATGCTATTTGGATTGATGGACTTGGCCGCGAAACAACATTCCGAGGGTTTAATGTATCTGGGAATGTGAAATTAGTCGAACATGGTTTCAAACCGTTTCAAAATACAAATGATATCGAAATTGCAATGAATGGATTAACAAAGACAACTGGTTCCAATATCATTCGTTACACAATTGCATGGGAAGGTGTTCATCCAGAAGTAGATAAAATAGATCATTCGTATTTGGATGAAGTGATTTCTCAAATTAAAAAGGTAACTTCGAAAAATATTTACGTTCTACTTGATTACCACCAAGATTTATTCTCAAGACACTTATTCAATCAGAACTCATGGCATACGGGAAATGGTGCACCATTATGGATTACTAAAAATGGAAATTATCCAAAGGAATACTGCGGTATCGTATGTGCTAGTTGGAGTCAAAATAATTTAACAAACGAAGCAATTAGAAGAGCCTTTAGAAATTTTTGGAATAACGCTCCAATCAATACTCCTTCTGGTGTACGTTATATGCAAACGGAATACCTTTGGCAGATTGAAAAAACTGTTTCTTATATCAAAAATCAATTATCACCAGAAGAGTTTTCTTACGTTATAGGGCTTGATCCATTTAATGAACCAGTGGATGGTGGAATGGAAGGTCTAACCCCAAAACGATGGGATAATGAGAAACTTTGGCCCATGTACCAAAAAATTAGAACCATCCTCAACCAAAACGGTTGGGCAAACAAATGGGTTTTTGCGGAACCACTTGTGTTTTGGAATACTAATATTGGTTCTGCGATTGCACCTGCTACTGGTGGGGGACATTTAAATACTCCTCCTGGACAAGGGTTTGTATTCAATTCACATTTTTACGACGCAGGGAGGATGGGAACAGATCTAACTGGAATCGACAATGCTACCTATTTCAAATACTTAGATGAAATTAGAACAGAAGCAAGATTCTTAAAAATACCAATGTTTCTAAGTGAATTTGGGATGTGGTTAAAAGGAACTGGAGCCAAAGACACACCTCGTATGATCAATGCTGTATACCAAGCTATGGAAATTTCCGACAAGGAACAATCGACAAAAACAAGATTTGCCGATTTTTATAATCCTGTTGTATCAGGGACTCAGTGGCATTGGGATTATTATTATGACCACCATGCAGAATACAAAAACGGGAATCCAAACAAACTCATTACAACAAAGGATGCATGGAATGATGAAGACTTTTCTGTGGTTGGAAATTATGGAACCAGTTTGAATGTCGATCCATTTGTCATCACTAGAGCTTATGTGCGTAAATCACAAGGTCGACTATTAACAAGTCATTACAATGCAATTGGGTATGATACTTGGAACAAAATGTTTTCTTGGGCCGCTATCAAACCAGGTAACAATGAAGCCAAACAATTTGGAGACAAACGATTTTTGATCGTCATCTGGAGAGGACGGAATTCAGATGCACCTTCCGAATTTTATCTACCACCACATTTTGATCCTTCTAAAGTCATCGTGATGACTGAAAAAAAATTGTATACGAGTCCTATACCAAATGTTCCAACAAACCAGCCAAACGAAGTTGTGATCACGGCTGATCCAAAACGGGAAATAGGATCTGGAAATGTTTTATACCTTTGGGATGATTTGGACTTAGATGAAAACCAATCTTCTTCCTATCATTATGCACTCGTTGTGAACAAAGAAAACACAACATATCCAACTGCTACCTTACAAGAACTCCAATCAAAGTTAAACCAAAGGATTCTAGTAGAAGGAAAAAGCCCAATTTACCTCATCGGTAAGATGACTTACGGAGGGTACCCGAACGAATGA
- a CDS encoding helix-turn-helix domain-containing protein, translated as MSRPNPKIPKDLQYIAKDIFIFESMNSKKEVLPFFADGFPGLVFFHSNAPVKVIVGKLSKIMDPVFIYGQTLDPIQIEIEGPYFFVMVQLFPSFVEASFRIPIAELTNSCWTIQKSEWIDETKFYKAIQQHSTTLAEEAILEYLCKKSIGFLPDLILHSCLQTIIDTNGNCEIFKIANDFKMSERTLQRKFQNYVGLTPKQFATIIRFQTSLFEMNAGKKSKLTDIAYNIGYADQSHFIRQFKSFTKEKPFQFREKK; from the coding sequence ATGTCTCGTCCAAATCCAAAAATTCCAAAAGATTTACAATACATAGCAAAAGATATATTTATTTTTGAATCAATGAATTCCAAAAAAGAAGTATTACCTTTTTTTGCGGATGGTTTTCCAGGTCTTGTTTTTTTTCATTCAAATGCTCCTGTAAAAGTCATTGTAGGTAAACTTTCCAAAATTATGGATCCTGTATTCATATACGGTCAAACATTGGATCCAATTCAGATTGAAATAGAAGGCCCATATTTTTTTGTGATGGTCCAACTGTTCCCAAGTTTTGTTGAGGCATCCTTTAGAATTCCCATTGCAGAACTAACTAATTCGTGTTGGACAATCCAAAAATCGGAATGGATAGATGAAACAAAATTTTATAAGGCAATACAACAACATTCAACTACCTTGGCAGAAGAAGCAATCTTAGAATATCTTTGCAAAAAGTCGATAGGTTTTTTGCCTGATTTGATTTTACATTCTTGTTTACAAACAATCATCGATACTAACGGGAATTGTGAAATATTTAAGATCGCAAATGATTTTAAAATGTCGGAACGTACCTTGCAACGGAAATTCCAAAATTATGTTGGACTCACTCCTAAACAATTCGCAACAATCATTCGTTTCCAAACTAGTTTGTTCGAAATGAATGCAGGTAAAAAATCAAAATTAACTGATATCGCATATAATATTGGGTATGCCGATCAATCTCATTTTATCAGACAGTTTAAATCATTTACAAAAGAAAAACCATTTCAATTTAGAGAAAAAAAATGA
- a CDS encoding LLM class flavin-dependent oxidoreductase gives MKLSILDLVFINQGQTTKEAIQNSVRVAKAVETFGYHRIWIAEHHNFPSIASAATSVVIGHLAEQTKSIRVGAGGIMLPNHSPLVIAEQFGTLESLYPNRIDLGLGRAPGTDQLTLRALRRDPMASQHFPEDVKELLEYLSADRKEGMVNAIPGYGTNVPVWILGSSLFGAQLAALLGLPFAFASHFAPTYLKDAVTIYKKQFRPSKYLQSPYAMIAMNVVAADSEEEANHLFTSVEQSFLGILRNKRAPFPPPVSCMDDLWSEQEKQMAKQMLSVSAVGTKENIVKKINKIQEEIQADELIVVSSVYDTEKRIRSFEILMEVQDQIFDPSKVDLGKK, from the coding sequence GTGAAACTTTCAATCTTAGATTTAGTTTTTATCAACCAAGGCCAGACAACTAAAGAAGCAATTCAAAATAGTGTACGTGTGGCAAAGGCAGTAGAAACATTCGGTTATCATCGGATTTGGATCGCAGAACATCATAATTTTCCTTCCATTGCTAGTGCTGCAACATCAGTGGTCATCGGTCATTTAGCGGAACAAACAAAATCCATTCGCGTAGGAGCTGGTGGCATCATGTTGCCAAACCACTCCCCACTCGTAATCGCCGAACAATTTGGAACATTAGAAAGTTTATATCCTAACCGGATTGATTTAGGGTTAGGCAGAGCTCCTGGAACAGACCAACTCACCTTACGCGCATTACGTAGAGACCCTATGGCATCGCAACATTTCCCTGAAGATGTCAAAGAACTTTTAGAATATTTATCTGCTGACAGAAAAGAAGGAATGGTGAATGCAATCCCAGGTTATGGAACGAATGTTCCTGTTTGGATTTTGGGTTCTAGTTTATTTGGAGCTCAACTCGCTGCACTACTTGGTTTACCGTTTGCATTTGCATCCCATTTTGCTCCCACCTACTTAAAAGATGCAGTTACAATTTATAAAAAACAATTTCGTCCATCAAAATACTTACAATCTCCTTATGCCATGATTGCAATGAATGTTGTGGCAGCTGATAGTGAAGAAGAAGCAAATCATTTGTTTACAAGTGTCGAACAGTCATTTCTTGGCATACTTAGAAATAAACGTGCTCCTTTTCCACCTCCAGTATCTTGCATGGATGACTTATGGTCCGAACAAGAGAAACAAATGGCAAAACAAATGTTATCCGTTTCTGCAGTTGGAACCAAAGAGAACATTGTCAAAAAAATAAACAAAATCCAAGAAGAGATCCAAGCAGATGAATTGATAGTCGTATCTTCTGTGTACGACACAGAAAAAAGAATCCGTTCATTTGAAATCCTGATGGAAGTCCAAGACCAAATATTTGATCCCTCTAAGGTAGACCTCGGGAAAAAATAG
- a CDS encoding FAD-dependent oxidoreductase gives MSTAFTPIQLGNVTVPNRFLMGSMHLGVEGETGVAHRMATFYGKRFEGGVGMIVTGGISVNEEGKGSKSFFQFLDPLHANELKLLNGALKGKGVMCAQLFHAGRYAFDRNCVAPSAIRAPINRYVPRALTEDECWRTIEDFGRSAKIAHEVGFGAVEIMGSEGYLLNQFFSPVTNHRDDYFGGDAKRRMNFSIEVLRAVKKNLPEGFPIIFRMSGIDLIPGNPSFEEVIGLSNALRDENVTALNIGIGWHESRIPTISQLVPRGAWVPIARRIKEQTPGVPIIASNRVNDASTIEKVFSEQSVDMISMARPFLADPFIVQKLANGHSERINTCVACNQACLDHAFQEKHVSCIVNPVAMNEDKYNFKKTTNPKNVLVIGTGPAGLEAARVAKELGHDVTIFEKRDQIGGQFQLASHIPGKSEFNETIRYFKNELNAIGVKIQLNTEATIENIKAKNSDVVIFASGVIPREFHLKGLELLPHGSYADYLTGKFVPGKAVAVIGGGGIGVDVAHRLTEENDPTLESYNQKYNINSFTNAMIQTAKAKRKVGVFRRNGKHGAGLGPTTFWALKQELESEGVEFFQGLTYKEVTKDGLIVVFKNGEEFLYPCDSIILCVGQEKEDSLYEQYVKQSPNQKLILIGGAKDAKNIDAKRAFFEGLEAAYNI, from the coding sequence ATGAGTACAGCCTTTACACCGATCCAACTAGGAAATGTGACAGTACCCAATCGATTTTTAATGGGTTCTATGCACCTAGGAGTAGAAGGAGAGACTGGGGTTGCCCATCGAATGGCTACATTTTATGGCAAACGATTCGAAGGTGGAGTCGGAATGATTGTCACTGGTGGTATCAGTGTCAATGAGGAAGGGAAGGGATCAAAATCATTTTTTCAATTTTTAGACCCACTTCACGCAAACGAACTCAAATTACTTAATGGAGCCCTGAAAGGAAAAGGGGTAATGTGTGCGCAGTTATTTCATGCAGGTAGATATGCATTTGACCGAAACTGTGTCGCTCCATCTGCCATTAGGGCACCAATCAATCGTTATGTGCCAAGAGCCTTAACCGAAGATGAATGTTGGAGAACAATCGAAGATTTTGGCCGTTCCGCAAAAATCGCTCATGAAGTAGGGTTTGGTGCTGTGGAAATTATGGGGAGTGAAGGTTATTTATTAAATCAATTTTTTTCACCCGTTACAAATCACCGTGATGATTATTTTGGTGGTGATGCCAAACGTAGAATGAATTTTTCGATCGAAGTGTTACGAGCTGTTAAAAAAAATCTTCCAGAAGGATTCCCCATTATTTTCCGTATGTCGGGCATTGATCTGATACCAGGGAATCCAAGTTTTGAAGAAGTGATTGGTTTATCGAATGCCTTACGTGATGAAAATGTGACAGCTCTGAACATAGGTATTGGATGGCATGAATCTAGAATTCCTACCATTAGCCAACTTGTACCCCGAGGAGCATGGGTTCCTATCGCACGTCGTATCAAAGAACAAACTCCAGGCGTACCAATCATTGCTTCCAATCGTGTTAATGATGCATCCACGATCGAAAAAGTATTTTCCGAACAAAGTGTAGATATGATTTCAATGGCTCGGCCGTTTTTAGCTGATCCATTCATTGTTCAAAAATTAGCAAACGGACATTCCGAACGAATCAATACTTGTGTGGCTTGTAACCAAGCATGCCTCGACCATGCATTCCAGGAAAAACATGTTTCCTGTATCGTGAATCCAGTCGCAATGAATGAAGATAAATATAACTTCAAAAAAACAACAAACCCAAAAAACGTTTTAGTGATTGGAACAGGTCCTGCTGGTTTGGAGGCCGCAAGAGTGGCAAAAGAATTAGGCCATGATGTAACCATCTTTGAAAAAAGAGACCAAATTGGAGGTCAGTTCCAATTGGCGTCTCATATACCAGGTAAGTCAGAATTTAATGAAACCATTCGTTATTTCAAAAATGAACTGAATGCAATCGGAGTTAAAATCCAATTGAACACCGAAGCAACAATCGAAAACATCAAAGCAAAAAACTCCGACGTAGTTATCTTTGCAAGTGGAGTGATCCCGAGAGAATTCCATTTGAAAGGATTAGAATTATTGCCTCATGGAAGTTATGCAGATTATTTAACTGGTAAATTTGTTCCTGGAAAAGCAGTTGCTGTGATTGGTGGTGGTGGGATTGGTGTGGATGTTGCTCATCGTTTAACAGAAGAAAACGATCCAACACTTGAATCTTACAATCAAAAATATAATATAAATTCATTTACAAATGCAATGATCCAAACTGCAAAAGCAAAACGAAAGGTAGGAGTTTTTCGTAGGAATGGAAAACATGGCGCAGGATTAGGACCTACCACATTTTGGGCTCTAAAACAAGAGTTAGAGTCAGAAGGAGTTGAGTTTTTCCAAGGATTAACGTATAAGGAAGTTACAAAAGATGGACTTATTGTTGTATTTAAAAATGGAGAAGAGTTTTTATATCCTTGTGATTCGATCATCTTATGTGTTGGTCAGGAAAAAGAAGATTCATTGTATGAACAATACGTAAAACAATCTCCAAATCAAAAACTCATTTTAATCGGTGGAGCAAAGGATGCTAAAAACATTGATGCAAAACGAGCGTTTTTCGAAGGATTAGAAGCAGCTTATAACATTTAA
- a CDS encoding NmrA family transcriptional regulator, which produces MKPLNLILGSSGKTGSRIVKKLNQLNIPIRLGSRKSNPSFDWEKSESWETLIKGVDHIYISYQPDLAVPTSIHHIQTLVDLAIKCKVKRLVLLSGRGEPEAITCEKLVQGSGLEWTILRSSWFSQNFSEGMFLDAILQRKIIFPKIKIKEPFIDLDDLTDLAVDSLVNQKHVGKLYELTGPTLYSFEETFSFIANEIKESIPFEEIPLKDYISMLGDFGLSKETIWLIQYLFETVLDGRNEFIQNDFEIAMGRKPKDFKYYAKETAKSGVWNSKF; this is translated from the coding sequence ATGAAACCATTAAATTTAATATTAGGTTCCAGTGGAAAAACTGGAAGTAGAATCGTAAAGAAACTTAACCAATTGAATATTCCGATTCGGTTGGGATCAAGAAAATCTAATCCTTCCTTTGATTGGGAAAAATCTGAATCTTGGGAAACACTGATAAAAGGAGTAGATCATATTTACATTTCCTACCAACCCGATTTGGCAGTTCCAACATCAATACATCATATACAAACATTAGTTGATCTTGCTATAAAATGTAAGGTTAAACGTCTCGTACTACTGTCAGGTAGAGGTGAACCTGAGGCAATCACTTGCGAGAAGTTAGTGCAAGGATCTGGATTGGAATGGACAATCTTACGTTCGAGTTGGTTTTCTCAAAATTTCAGTGAAGGTATGTTTTTGGATGCAATTTTACAGAGAAAAATCATTTTTCCGAAAATCAAAATTAAGGAACCATTTATTGATTTGGATGATCTAACAGATCTAGCTGTCGACTCTCTTGTAAATCAAAAACATGTTGGAAAACTTTATGAATTAACTGGACCAACTCTTTATAGTTTTGAGGAAACTTTTAGCTTCATTGCAAATGAAATCAAGGAGTCGATTCCTTTTGAGGAAATTCCGCTAAAGGATTATATTTCAATGTTAGGTGATTTTGGTTTATCCAAGGAAACGATTTGGCTCATTCAATATTTGTTTGAAACTGTATTAGATGGTAGGAACGAATTTATTCAAAATGATTTTGAAATTGCAATGGGAAGAAAACCAAAAGATTTCAAATATTATGCAAAAGAAACAGCAAAATCAGGAGTTTGGAATTCTAAATTTTGA